One window from the genome of Gadus macrocephalus chromosome 7, ASM3116895v1 encodes:
- the esrra gene encoding steroid hormone receptor ERR1, giving the protein MSSRERRTDLYIKAEPSSPEGGGGGRNSPGGASSDSSQSGGGGGGGGGGTRGDGGRRYSPPLYTPPLRCHFKEEGGDGVEEGSTGSGGGRCKYTLSTLPKRLCLVCGDVASGYHYGVASCEACKAFFKRTIQGNIEYSCPASNECEITKRRRKACQACRFTKCLKVGMLKEGVRLDRVRGGRQKYKRRPEVENATYQSAPLPLRKEGEKGSSHIIVSHLLVAEPEKLFAMPDPLQPDTAQRTLTTLCDLADRELVVIIGWAKHIPGFLSLSLADQMSVLQSVWLEVLVLGVAYRSLGCEDEVVFAEDFVLDEEMSRVAGLTELNAAISQLARRFRVLNVDREEFVMLKAIALTNSDSVYIEDMEAVQKLRDLLHQALVELESQRRPEDGQRAGRLLLTLPLLRQTAGRALTTFYSIKSRGGVPMHKLFLEMLEAMMDSP; this is encoded by the exons ATGTCCTCCCGGGAGCGCCGGACGGACCTGTACATCAAGGCGGAGCCCAGCAGCccggagggcggcggcggcggccggaaCAGCCCGGGCGGAGCCTCCTCGGACTCCTCCCAgagcggggggggcggcggggggggagggggcgggacgCGGGGCGACGGCGGCCGGCGCTACTCCCCCCCGCTGTACACGCCCCCCCTGCGGTGCCACttcaaggaggaggggggcgacgGCGTGGAGGAGGGGTCCACGGGCAGCGGCGGCGGGCGCTGCAAGTACACCCTGAGCACGCTGCCCAAGAGGCTGTGCCTGGTGTGCGGAGACGTGGCGTCGGGCTACCACTACGGCGTGGCGTCCTGCGAGGCCTGCAAGGCCTTCTTCAAGAGGACCATCCAAG GTAACATCGAGTACAGCTGTCCGGCGTCCAACGAGTGTGAGATCACCAAGCGCCGGCGGAAGGCGTGCCAGGCCTGCCGCTTCACCAAGTGTCTGAAGGTCGGCATGCTGAAGGAGG GGGTCCGCCTGGACCGGGTGAGGGGGGGCCGGCAGAAGTACAAGCGGCGGCCGGAGGTGGAGAACGCGACCTATCAGAGTGCGCCGCTGCCgctgaggaaggagggggagaagggctcCTCCCACATCATCGTGTCCCACCTGCTGGTGGCGGAGCCCGAGAAGCTGTTCGCCATGCCGGACCCCCTGCAGCCCGACACCGCCCAGCGGACGCTCACCACGCTGTGCGACCTGGCCGACCGCGAGCTGGTCGTCATCATCGGCTGGGCCAAGCACATCCCCG gcttcctgtccctctccctggccGACCAGATGTCGGTGCTGCAGTCGGTGTGGCtggaggtgctggtgctggGCGTGGCCTATCGCTCGCTGGGCTGCGAGGACGAGGTGGTGTTCGCCGAGGACTTCGTCCTGGACGAGGAGATGTCCCGCGTGGCCGGCCTCACCGAGCTCAACGCCGCCATCAGCCAGCTGGCCCGCCGCTTCCGCGTCCTCAACGTCGACCGCGAGGAGTTCGTCATGCTGAAGGCCATCGCCCTCACCAACTCAG actctgTGTACATCGAGGACATGGAGGCGGTGCAGAAGCTGCGGGACCTCCTCCATCAGGCGCTAGTGGAGCTGGAGTCCCAGCGGCGGCCGGAGGACGGGCAGCGGGCGGGCCGGCTGCTGCTCACGCTGCCCCTCCTCCGGCAGACGGCGGGCCGCGCCCTCACCACCTTCTACAGCATCAAGAGCCGCGGCGGCGTGCCCATGCATAAACTCTTCCTGGAGATGCTGGAGGCCATGATGGACTCCCCctag
- the prdx5 gene encoding peroxiredoxin-5, mitochondrial isoform X1, with product MLSVNKALCRTLGLVHCVRPLRTSSAANMPIKVGESLPAVEVHEGDPGTKVSMDQLFKGKKGLLFAVPGAFTPGCSKTHLPGFVQQAAELRAKGVEEVACIAVNDAFVMAAWGKEHGAHGKVRMLADPTGAFTKAVDLLLDKAPVVQALGNQRSQRYVMLVEDGVVKKVNVEPDGTGLTCSLAANILSEL from the exons ATGCTGTCCGTTAATAAAGCTCTCTGCAGGACCCTCGGACTGGTACACTGCGTCAGACCGCTGCGTACGTCTTCAGCTGCAAACATGCCCATCAAG GTAGGAGAGAGTCTCCCGGCCGTCGAGGTCCACGAGGGAGACCCCGGCACCAAGGTGTCCATGGACCAGCTCTTCAAGGGGAAGAAGGGGCTTCTGTTCGCCGTCCCCGGCGCCTTCACCCCAGGGTGCTCCAAG ACCCACCTCCCTGGGTTCGTGCAGCAGGCGGCGGAGCTGCGGGCTAAAGGCGTGGAGGAGGTGGCCTGCATCGCCGTCAACGACGCCTTCGTCATGGCCGCCTGGGGGAAGGAGCACGGGGCCCACGGGAAG GTTCGGATGCTGGCGGATCCGACTGGAGCCTTCACCAAG GCGGTGGACCTGCTGCTGGACAAAGCCCCTGTGGTGCAGGCCCTGGGGAACCAGCGCTCCCAgag GTACGTGATGCTGGTGGAGGACGGCGTGGTGAAGAAGGTGAACGTGGAGCCGGACGGCACCGGCCTCACCTGCAGCCTGGCCGCCAACATCCTGTCTGAGCTGTAG
- the LOC132462157 gene encoding barrier-to-autointegration factor, with protein MSSTSQKHKDFVAEPMGEKKVTALAGIGDALGKRLEDKGFDKAYVVLGQFLVLKKDEELFRDWLKDTCSANSKQQGDCYGCLREWCDSFL; from the exons ATGTCGTCGACCTCTCAGAAACACAAGGACTTCGTGGCTGAGCCAATGGGCGAGAAGAAGGTGACGGCTCTGGCCGGCATCGGAGACGCGCTGGGCAAGAGGCTGGAGGATAAGGGCTTTGATAAG gCGTACGTGGTGCTGGGTCAGTTCCTGGTGCTGAAGAAGGACGAGGAGCTCTTCAGGGACTGGCTGAAAGACACATGCTCGGCCAATTCCAAACAGCAAGGTGACTGCTACGGCTGCCTGAGGGAATGGTGCGACTCCTTCCTATAG
- the prdx5 gene encoding peroxiredoxin-5, mitochondrial isoform X2 — protein sequence MPIKVGESLPAVEVHEGDPGTKVSMDQLFKGKKGLLFAVPGAFTPGCSKTHLPGFVQQAAELRAKGVEEVACIAVNDAFVMAAWGKEHGAHGKVRMLADPTGAFTKAVDLLLDKAPVVQALGNQRSQRYVMLVEDGVVKKVNVEPDGTGLTCSLAANILSEL from the exons ATGCCCATCAAG GTAGGAGAGAGTCTCCCGGCCGTCGAGGTCCACGAGGGAGACCCCGGCACCAAGGTGTCCATGGACCAGCTCTTCAAGGGGAAGAAGGGGCTTCTGTTCGCCGTCCCCGGCGCCTTCACCCCAGGGTGCTCCAAG ACCCACCTCCCTGGGTTCGTGCAGCAGGCGGCGGAGCTGCGGGCTAAAGGCGTGGAGGAGGTGGCCTGCATCGCCGTCAACGACGCCTTCGTCATGGCCGCCTGGGGGAAGGAGCACGGGGCCCACGGGAAG GTTCGGATGCTGGCGGATCCGACTGGAGCCTTCACCAAG GCGGTGGACCTGCTGCTGGACAAAGCCCCTGTGGTGCAGGCCCTGGGGAACCAGCGCTCCCAgag GTACGTGATGCTGGTGGAGGACGGCGTGGTGAAGAAGGTGAACGTGGAGCCGGACGGCACCGGCCTCACCTGCAGCCTGGCCGCCAACATCCTGTCTGAGCTGTAG